Genomic DNA from Nicotiana tabacum cultivar K326 chromosome 21, ASM71507v2, whole genome shotgun sequence:
CTTCATTTCAAACCAGGATATCATCAAAATATGTTCCTGATCTTAATGACCCAAAATAACAAGAAAAGATTTACTTTCCAGCAAAAGTATTAAGTTACAGAACTTACAGAACAGATGCTACTATCTTAGCAGCTACTGTTAGAACTGCATGCATATATTGATATTCTCACTTATAAATATGCCGGTGCGTCGAGGACTTTTCAGAGAAATACAAACATCAATTCATAACATTATGCAGCAACCAAGAAACAAAAATTATCATGATTTACATTCTGCACGAAATCATTCGCATGCTGGTTTCGTGTCAAAGCTGCTCAAGCAGATTGCGAAAGCTTGGAAGGCAGAAAGCGGGTAGCAGTAATCCATGGTGAAGATGTCTTTTCCGATTTTGCCAAATTGCAATATTACTGTTTCTTGTACTGCAGCTGGTATATTCTGAGAAGGATCAACTGCTATCGCTAGCTGAAAATTTTTCACAGACGCCACTGTAACACGGCCTTTAAAATTTAGGCACCAGCACTGCAATTGTTCATGCCATCTAGGGGCCTTGTTTTTTAGCACGAGTGGCTCTCGAGAAGGCACTGACACTTTTGAGGTTGAAAAGCCAGGCGAGCTGATATCTACAGTTGGCTCCTTCGTTTTTGAGACTGATGGGGGAGATGATTTCTCGACAAAAGATTGTGGGAATGATTTAGGTGCTGGAGCGCTGCCTCCCTCTTGAATAGAGGAGAAAGGGATAGAATGCATGGCGCAATGCATTCTCCTAGGTCCTCTTGTTCGGAGAACATTGAGTTCATAGTTAATGGCGGCGACACTGTAGTTGCACGCAGGTACTGTCGGGGATACTTGCTTCACGTTGAATCGTCGACTAAGTCGACCGCGATGTTGAATTGCTGCATCACTTGGGGGTTGGCTATCATATACGGTGAACTTGGTCCCAAGAAAGTTAGATCTGGTCAAATTATTTTGTAAACTATTAAGACAAAATGAAAGGAAATAGAAGCTTTTCTTTTTTCGACATTCTGAAGGTTTAAGCTATAGAAATATAAAATAGTTTGAGGATGCTCGCCTCAGTTTTCCAACACATGTACTGCTAGCTCGAGAAAAATCGTCCGCAACAAATGAAATTACAAAGTCTGTGCTTGTTGCCCTTCTGGTCCTTTTGGCAGCCAGCAATAGCTTATCGCTTTCATCCTCAGCTGTCATGAAGTAACACATCGGATGTGAGAACATTAGACCACTAACACTAAGAAGAAGCTATAAAAAAGTTCCGCTCTCGTTCTGCATATTAACTTGAACAATGTCTTCTATCAACCTAAGTATAAGTTATCCATcaaaatataacaacaacatacccagtataatcacACAttgtggggtctggagagggtaaagtgtacgcaaaccttacccccaaggttggttttttttttgggggggggggagtggGTAGAGAGGCTTTTTCCGAAAAGTTATCCATCAAAATACCAATCAAAAGTTATCCAACAACATAAACGTCATAGAAACTTATAATCTTAGCTTCATTGATAGGTTAAATTCACAAGGTGGATTTTGAAGCTGGTTCCAAGGCAGTACAAGCATAGAACGGGGAGTGGGTAGAGAGGCTTTTTCCGAAAAGTTATCCATCAAAATACCAATCAAAAGTTATCCAACAACATAAACGTCATAGAAACTTATAATCTTAGCTTCATTGATAGGTTAAATTCACAAGGTGGATCTTGAAGCTGGTTCCAAGGCAGTACAAGCATAGAACAAACTCGTAAATTTAGAAGACAAATTTCGTTCACTGATCAGCTATGTAGGTAGATCTTAAAGCTGATTCCACGGCACACAATCATTGAAGATGATCTGGTAATATTCAAGTGTCAAAGAACAAAAGGAGCAAGGTCAACAGAAACGTGTGACTTACATGGAGTCAAACCAAAGTAGAGGCGATAAACAGAATTGGCTCTGTCCCGTTTAATAAAGCAATGAATTGGGGATTCACGGGGACCCGGCTGTtccaaagaagaaaaggaaaaagaatgatCTCTCGATTTTACTTTTTTGTAATTGGCAATAGGAATAAGATAATCGTCGAACAGATTAAGGCGAAAGAATACCTGCTTCAGTGAAATGGGGAAAGTAAGCCTACCACATTCCTCGGGAGTCTTGACAATTTCTTTAGTAACTTCCCTCCATGACTTACAAACAGAAGCACAAAAGACTACAACGGTCCGAGCAGGCCACGATGTCTCACTCTCTTCAACCCTGCGGATAATATCCAATAGCAATTCTGATGGTAAATTTGCCCATTGGCCTTGTTGATCGGGATCAAAATGTGACACATCAGGtgctatatgtgatcgggttctGTTTCGCCAACGCCTTCCGTCCATTCCCCTCCTTGATATACTCCCTATCCCATCTTTCATCTCCCTCAGCTCACGGAAAATGCTCTTAACGACATCTCTATTTATCACATTAACAAGCGTTTCCTACAATGGAATGGCAAAAAGTTTAGAACAATCAAAAAACAATTAGAACAGTAAAAAGGGCAGCCCAatgcactaagctctcgctatgaGCGAGGCCCGAGGAAGGGcaggaccacaagggtctattgtacacagccttaccctgcatttctgcaagagtcTATTTCCACGGGTCGAACcagtgacctcctggtcacatgtaagcaattttaccagttacgccaaggatCCCTTTCAACATTTAGAAGGGTGAAAATGAGAATTACTTTGGCCCCGTTCAACGATCATGTTCCTGTTTATCAAGAAAAACTTTCAAGAATTTACCCCTTTTGACTACATACACTGTTTTTAACTAGCAGATCTGACACTACTAGGTTTAGCCTCTATTAGTCAACGATCAACTGTGCCTTAATCCCAAACAAAGTTGGGGACGGCTAGATGAATCGTCTACACCGTTTCGCTCTATTTGGGTCCAAATCCCTCCAATGCACATGAGGGGAAAGAGTCTATTTGCTCAATTTCTAGCACAGCTCTAGAATAAAATAATTACCCCATGATGAGCATTGAAATTAAGTGAAAAAATAGATATTTTCTCCATCTCTAGCACAGCTCAAGAATAAAAATCAAAACTTTATTAGGAAATCAACTGATCCCAATACAAAAATTGAGCAAAAATAAAACACTCACAATTTAAAATACCCATCTCCACAAAGGCAAGTAGATATTTGCACAATTTCTACCACAGCTCaagaatagaaaaaataaaaaattaaactttATTAGAAATTAAATTGTTCCCTGTTCCAAATTCAGCAATAATAATACACCCACAAAGGCAACTTAATAcaaaatagaaatagaaaaatGGGGCTCAGATCTTTAACATGAAATGAgaagaaagacaaaaaaaaaaaaaaaaaaaaggagaaaaaggccataaaaatgaaaacttTAAATCCGGAATGAAAACTTTAAACAGAAAACAGAAAGAAAACaccaacaaaaaacaaaaatgggtCTGAAATAGGGGtaagagaaataagaagaaaaaagtaCCTGAGAAACGGGTTgcgaaaaaattataatatttgatgAGAGAAAGCTCAAGAATGTAGAGATCTCAAGAACGGTAGATTAGTTATTTTCCATTCTGAGGGTTCTCACATCGCCGGAAACCGCCAGTGGCACCACCAACTCCGCCGTAATATCTGCCAACCCAAGTTGAAAAGCTTTCCTACGTGGTATGCAGCAAAAAGTTGAAAAGCAAAAATTTTCC
This window encodes:
- the LOC107778378 gene encoding tubby-like F-box protein 5, with product MKDGIGSISRRGMDGRRWRNRTRSHIAPDVSHFDPDQQGQWANLPSELLLDIIRRVEESETSWPARTVVVFCASVCKSWREVTKEIVKTPEECGRLTFPISLKQPGPRESPIHCFIKRDRANSVYRLYFGLTPSEDESDKLLLAAKRTRRATSTDFVISFVADDFSRASSTCVGKLRSNFLGTKFTVYDSQPPSDAAIQHRGRLSRRFNVKQVSPTVPACNYSVAAINYELNVLRTRGPRRMHCAMHSIPFSSIQEGGSAPAPKSFPQSFVEKSSPPSVSKTKEPTVDISSPGFSTSKVSVPSREPLVLKNKAPRWHEQLQCWCLNFKGRVTVASVKNFQLAIAVDPSQNIPAAVQETVILQFGKIGKDIFTMDYCYPLSAFQAFAICLSSFDTKPACE